TTTCCACAGAGGAAGCACCGTGTATAAAAAGCATATCAGCACCAAAACCAAGGCCAGTATGAAACAACTACATGTGGTCGATAGGAATCACAAGATCCATTGCAGATCatattttttgtgttatattGTCATTTTTCAGATcttgtaattaaaataaatgcatatattagtgcaatataaaataaactcagTTTCCTGCAGTGTGCATGCAGGATGGACACTTTTTTTGTCTGTTGATGAAATGTGCATACAGCCCCTGATAAGACCAAGCCCACATGGAAAAGAGTTTGACAGACATTTGAAcaaagcaaatataaaatgcaAAGACACAATTTCTTTGTGGTCCAGCAAAGCTTAGAATGGAACACAGTAATGCAAATCGGCAAAGACGCTGCAATCATAGGGGAGAGATATGGTCTTAGCATGGCCTGGCTGCGCACAAACCCGACACTGTCAAAGTCATTTGATAGTCAAAGCAGCTCCCCAACTTTCCTCTCTCTTTGTTCATTTACAGTTTTCAGGGAAATCAGGGGAGAAAAACAGTTGGGAAGAATTGatgcctttcttttttcttttttgaaaaaaaaaaattaaacactgGTGTTTTTTTAGGAATGAGGCAGATAAGTTGAAATGCATACGACAAGGCAGCGATGGATAACAAGTGGTATCAGTTAGGCCAGATGCAAATCAATATATAGGTCATGGCAACTGTTACACTAAAATTCTAACTAAGCCTTTCATTTCCCTATACTTTCCACGCACATTATCACCGGTTGCTGTGAAATTAGtatcctggaacaacagaaataaactgTTAAAGTAGTAAAAGTCAGTGAAGTCAATGTCCCGGGGACTCATAAACAGTTGGATATCAGGAAAAGCAGAGCTGTAATAAAATGTCCTCCTCATCACCTCCGTATAACTTCTGatgacacctgtgtcattttttctttgttgtcgCGTAGATAAGTGAAGAAGAAACCTGCTCTGTTTGCACCTGTCAGCGTTTTTTGGTGGCTACGAGGCGGAAAAGACACTTGAGACTTTTCTTTTACGAGATTTGTCAAAAGGCTGGTGTTGGTTCAATCATAAGACTAAGAGCAAGTAACtatactaaataaataaaacaagcaaTACACACACAAGCGGTGAATACTGTCTGAGTTATTTATATCAGTCTCACAGCATCGATGGATACGGCTCTGCCGTATAAGACCAATTCAGATTCTTCCAGGAACATTTACACTAAGGCTGTTGATAAAACTATTTGCAAATATTACTTATTGTTCTGCAATACAATAGAGTACAAGGTAAAACTTTAAAATTAGATTCAGGATTCTGTCATACAAAGCTTAAAGTTTGTCTGAGTGACATCATCGTGTAATCAAGCTGTGCAGGGAATGAAAACTGTGTATGCTAATTTGTGCAGTGTAAGCCCACTTCAGGCAAAGCCGAATAGGCTCCAGCTTTGCATGAATCCTAAAAAAACTGACAGCTAAAAACTGGTGCTATCAATTTATTGTGTTGACAACTTAGGTTTGTCCTCTCTAGGTTTTCCTTTTTAATGGCAGTTATGGCACAGTTAAATGTGAATGTGCTGGACGCGAAACACTGCGGCCTGGGTGAATGAGAGCAGTAGTATCAGAGTGAGATGAGGTCTCTGTGGCAGCTTGGACAGCCGGGCAGGGATGTGGCTGCCGCCACAGTGCGAGtgtgctgctctgctctgaTAAGAGGTTATCAAGATGAAAGGAGGAGGCCAGGAATTACAGGCCCGCCGCTTACTGTCATAAAGCGGCATACTGTCAGGGTTACAAGGCCTTACAGCATGTAAGTGGCTGTACCACATAAATCACacaaggcaaacacacacacactgacacagttttcttcttctgttgacAGTATCTCGACAGAGACAGTTTGAACTAACGCTGGAGTGTCTTGTCGGACAGTTAGGAGGTTGCTCAGGGCCTTTGTAGCTGCATGACAGATGACATTGTGTGTCAACAGTGGAGTATGAGGACAACTTTCAAATTCCCAAGAAACAGGCTTCTGTGAAGGCGGTGGTCTTATCTCTGCAATGCAGGGCTGCAGCACCACTGCTATACCCAGGAGGATAGCGCTCTcgcactctctctttctccctctctctctctctctctctcacacacacacaaatgttcaTACAGTCTGTTTCTGAGGACATTTATTGACATGATAGTTTCTCTAGGTCCTCACTACAGACTTAACTAAGTGAATAGCCTAAAGCTGACCAAAACCCATAAAACTGAATCTTGACACTCACACACCTTCCGTTTCTTTCACACCCTTTCTAAAAGGTGTGAAAAAAAGGAGGATGTGACAGGGGTCACATCCAGAAGGTCCTCACTCTTCAAAAAGTCTTCACGCTATGGTTGTACACATCTCCATTATTTTCACTGTGGTTGAAATAACTTTTTAGGAGCTTTCTTGGCACCCAAACAAGCGTGGACTTTGTGGAGCAGCACAGCGTTATGAGTGTGATAGAATCCATTGTGTAATAAAGTTAGGCGGGCACTCACGAGTGCCACTCACAGATATATGGTAGTTtttctgttgctgtttttttgcaatCTCAGTGTTCTGCTGCACCTCTGACAGTCACTACAGGACGTAGATATGAAGGAATCTCAGCATTGTGTCAAGTaattgagtttttcttttcttataggttttatgttctgtttttaacttttatccGTTGCACTTTTTTTACCCCTCTTATGATCACAAATATAAACTCTGCATTGTTTATactttctgttttctgtgtctgtgtgtttcagtagTAAGTACTACTTACGACTTATTATTGTTTATACTTTATATATGCTTTTATGTTAGCCTCTTGAGAACCAGCTTCCAATTTAGCTCATACATTAGGATAAATAAGTAACTTTGATACTGGACAAAGAAAAATTGAACTCTACCTCATCTGTCATTAATCTAGAATCCCATTTCTAAAAGCAGGCATCAAGTAAAAAAAGAGTGATAGTATTGGTTTGAAAACACAATAGACAACATGTTAGATGTTGAAACTGATCAATTGTATTGAGTTCTAAAAATGACCGGGAAGATtgggattagaaatgagtacatcaggacGGCTCAGCTGGAGATAAAGTTCAAAAGGAAAGCTCAAAATGGTCTGGGCGTGCGGAAAGTATGTAGAAGATGGAGCCGACAGGCAGGTtgctagggatagggtgaggtggaagcagatgatctgctatggtgacccctaaaggcagcaggtggaagagctgaggagacaAGTGACATAAAGCAAATGTTGCTCATTCTTGCCTGATAAAGGATTTCGAGGGTTTCAGTCGCTTGACTCCTTCTGTCATATTTTGGCTTCATAGTGCACCAGATGTTTTCAATGGGTAGATGAGGGATTCTGACTGATTGCATGGCCTCACTGAAAACAATCAAGGCCTTCACAGAGGCAGTTTATACATCCAGTGTGCGCTGATGTGCCCCATACTATCACGGGTGCTGCCTTTAACCGTGCTCTGATAACAAGCCAAATGATTCCTCTACTCTCCAGCAGCAAGGACACAAAGTCCATGACTTTCAAAGACAATATCAGCAAAGAGAGACCAAAGAGTTTAcactttgcctcagtccatCTTATATGAGGTCAGTCCAGAGAAGAGCTCAGAGTTTCTGGATCATGTTCGTGTATGCCTCCATGTCTCTGTATGGTGGAATTTCACCTCACATTTGTGGatgcagcaaaaaaagtgtttactgacTGTGATTTTCTGAATATTACTAAGATGGGATTTCCACTTCAGcatcatgtgtgtttttttaagatcagtattgttttttgttcttctttacgCAGAGATTTTCTGAATCGTTTAATGATGCTGTTTAGATGACCAAATCCCCACATTCTTGGCCATTTTATTTCAAGAaccattatttttaaaatgttatttttcattctGTAAGACCCAACAATGACACTAACTGTATACTGAGTTATGGTAATTATTTCACCTCATTAACCTCATGAATCATGAGATTTTCCATTGGCTTTTGGCATTGAGTCAACATATTCTTATGATGATTGTACGATTgatgtatatatagatagatatatatgaACCGGTCCTCAGGTTactgaaaggtttttttttcttacactaACCTGAACACTCAAAAGTGAAACGTAATAAAAGATGGCAGAATTTGATTACTCCAATTAAAGGAAACTCTGAAACATCAAAGTACAAAGTGTGAGTAAATGCCAGCATTTTAACCTTTCTGACAtgtctccttcttcttctggcctttttttttttttttttacatttaattaaaatattgatgatattttaactttcattgaTAACTGTAACCTCACAATCAGTTAAAAACACTAAACTGGTCATAGATTATTCAAAGCAACCCTACCTCATGGCTCTAAGGATATCTGTCcgagaagaaaaataaaccacCTGAGGtctgtactgccctctagtggggAATAAAggaagggtttttttgtttgtttgttttgttttgttttacagttttgagcatttcatttttatttttatttatcttttatctttttttatttgtttagtgAACATTTGATGTACTGATGGGCTGCAACAATCCCATTTTTGAgatttacagaaaaataaatctttacTGTTCACCAGTGTAACCCTTATAGTTTGattcataaaaaataaaggGCCGCTTTCCAAGTGCAGAATGTAAAGTTTTATTAGTAAAGCCGAACAGTGATCAAAACACTGATCCATTACAGGCTACCTTAGGGCTGTTCCAGTTTGGAGTCACTGATAGAGTCACTCAGGTGATCTTCAGTGGAAAATATGTTGAGGTTCACTTGCTTTAAAAAGTTTCAGATCATTCAGTGACTGAATCTGTGAACAATCTGTGAAGATCAGTTTCACCTTCACTCAAATATTCATATCATCCAAGATCCAGCTGTGAcggacatttttccatcaccaTCAGCATGCGGTGTGTCTAAAGTTTGACACAGATGAGTTTGACTGAAACAGTCAGTTAATGTTTCAGAAGATTGACTGACAGTCTGACAACTACTCTCCACAGAGCCACAGAGATGGAGACTGTGGATTTTATACTGGGTTGATTAGAAATATGCAACGTCATGGCTGTATATCCCTGTATATCGACGAGTAAACGCCTGTATAATGTTAAgtacaaaaatagaaaaaattaGCGTCTAGCTGGGATTTGGGTGCTTGTAAAAACGTCAACTTCTGCAGATTAGTTCACTCCCCTGCACATTGACAGCGATTTTATAAATCAGGAAATGATTCGAGGTGTCAGCCAGGTGGTTCAGGTGCAGCAAGGGGGGAGGAGTCAGAGAGAAACTCAGAGTTCGCTAATTAAAACCTGCCAGCGAGCAGGTTATGTGACCCCAGTTACTGACTCAGAGTTGAAGTTGACTGTTTTTCTAGAACAAGAAGATCCGGAGTTTCCTCAGCTCAGGGTTAACAAACTCAGAGTTGTTCCTGGAGTAGAGCCCTGTTGCTGAGTCTGTGGACCTTTCATTATGACAGGAATGAGGTGAACACGGCTGTGTGCCAATCACCTGTCATAATGCGGTGCCTTCAAAGCACAGCAACTTAATTGGAATTTTAGTTACAACAATGACACGCAGAGGGCATAGGaagtatttatttgtaatttggAACTTGTAGCCATCTACTGGGGATTTAAAAAGCAACACATAATATATTTGGACATTTTTTTGCAACTTGCCAGCAGTGtggcaagaaagaaagaaagaaagaaagaaagaaagaaagaatatatttaacaCAAGGAGGAAATCActtggaaaattaaaataataataatattagtattttagttattttattttaatttctaaaTCTGGCTATAGGCGTGTGACACGTCCAGTCACTGAAGCTGAATATTTCTAGGGACCCGTGAAGGCATCAGCAGCGTGAGCTCTCGTGGGTTCATACCAGCTGGGTCAAACAATCAGACATGGATATGAGTGACAAAAAAGGTCCTATTACTCTGAAAGTCATCCTCATAGGAAACTCTGGGTGAGTTAAAGGGGCATTTAAAGGTTCTTATTAATTACGCAGTTCCACCGATACTTGTTTCACTTTCATTTACCCCGGCTCTCTTTCTGTTCATAGTTTAAGACATAATTCTAAATTGATATTCTCAAAAGTGTGAAAGTGTGGGTGTGTATTTAACGGCGCAGTGCGATGCAAGAAGAATAATGTGGCTGTCTCCGGTAAAAGAGCCAgaggtctttatttttttcGATTTCCACTAAACATGTGAGTGTTTACTTAGGGTGGGAAAATCCTCCGTCATGAACAGATACGTGAATCACCGCTTCACCAACATGTACCGGGCCACTGTGGGGACTGACTTCCTCTCTAAAACAATCAACATAGATGGGGACACAGTCACGCTGCAGGTAATTCACCTGTGCACCTGTGCATTTGGCAGTGAAACAAGCCCACACACACCCAGGAACAAGACATTCATGTCATATAGGATGATTAATCTCATGTTTCCCACTGTGTGCATGTCAGATCTGGGACACAGCAGGCACAGAGAGGTTCCAGTCTCTGGGTACACCTCTGTACAGGGGAGCTCACTGCTGCATGCTGGTGTTTGATGTCACATCCAAGGCCAGCTTCTCTGCTCTGGATGGGTGGAGGAAGGAGTTTTTGATCCAAGGGGAACCCAAGGATCCTTCTGATTTCCCTTTTATTGTACTGGGCAACAAAACGGATCTGAGCGACCGAGAGGTTAGTCAAAGTCCTCTTCTTTCAGTCAGTCTCAGTGAGGCATCTCCAGGTTTACCACACGCGTGGCTTGATACAGTTTTATtaaatgcagatttgttggACCCACCACTGAACTATAACATCACTTTTGTCTTACCCGCTTTTCAGCCTGGTGCTGTAGTTGCAACCTGTGTGAACACTTAGGTTTAGGACCTTTAGTCTATATTGAGCTACCTTGTTATACAGTTTGTTATCAAATTGCTTCAATTTTGCCATTCTGTGTGTATGCAGTCACTGAGCACTTTTAAATGTACACCGTAGCTTACTTTTGCCTTTAGAACCGCCTTAATTCCTCATGGTGTAGACTCCCCAGGTTGTGGGGAAAGATTCCTGAGATTTTGTTccacagcatcacacagcttcTGCAGATCCATGATGTAAATCTCCCGTTcgaccacatcccaaaggtgctctgtagGATTCcaatctggtgactgtggagaccaCTTGAGTAAAGCAAACTCATTGTTAAGCTCAAGAAGCCACTTTGAGATTTTTGAGCTCTGTGGCGTtctcctgctggaagcagccatgaGAAGATGGTCATTAAGGTatagacatggtcagcaacagttCTCGGGTAGGCTGTGGTATTTCAACGAttctcagttggtactaagatgcccaaagtgtgccaagaaaatgtgCCCTTTCGCCATTACCAACACCACGACTATCAGCCTGAACTGTTGGGAGAATGgagccatgctttcatgttgtttacgcCAAGagatttctcttttctttctgaaATACACCACTCTgcctggcaccaacaaccatgccacattcaaagtcacttaaatcatcgATCTTCGCTGTTCTAATGCTTGGCTTCAGCCTGAGCTGGTCATCTTGCCCATGTGTACAGGTTTAAATGCATTAAGAAGCATTTTTGCTTAAAAGTTCCatagcttttcttttcttttcttttttaacttaatGAACTGAAATGGTAAAATGTGAGTGGGAACCTCTTTTAAACTGCCTAATTTGTCTGTATTTTATAAATTACACTCTTGCAAAGGAAATGCAAGTCACAGTGAGTATTAGATCAAAAGTGAAGATTTTGTATTCTTCTGTTCTATTTTTGATGTGAGCGCACAGTAAAGTAAGCTGTGTCCAGGGTAACCAGGTGTCCTACTTTATGTGGAGGCtgcacagcattttttttatctcttgTCCCTCAGTCTCACATTTTGATTGGCTCTGGTGTTCAAAAGTCAACACTGCAGGAAAGATGCTTTCACCCAGGGCCTGTGAAGAAAGCATGGGTCAAGTGCAGGTTAACCTCACTGTCTTCTACTGCCTACCCAAGGAGGAAAACTGTAAATCACAATCAGTGCAAGTTTTACTGGAATTGGATGGAAACTACCACAAAGAGAAAATGCAATGAATCTACAAGAAAGCCTGAAAACTGCTTGAAGTCGGTGGAAGGAAATTGTCAGTTGATattattttgattattattCAGTTTTGCAGAGTGAAGAAAGCTGATGCAAAGTGACACACTGCATGTGACTCTCACAAGGAAGTGGCAGCTCAAAATCAGATGTGACTATCTATGGCCACATCCCGACTCAGACCTAAAAATGATTAACGAAGAAGCCAGCAGCTGAAAAAACATTGTACCAATTTAAGTGTTATTGGGATAGAAAGAGAAACTGTCTAAACAATCTTTAGCTTTCTTTTGTGCTTATTTTATTTGGTTAGACAGAGTTGGGACATTTgagataaaatacaaaaacacaacctgAAGTCAGAATAACAGTTAAGACTAGTCACTGCACACTTTGTAGAGATGCGAATGGAAATCCCtttgcaaaaatattttatgcctgtcaaagtGTTGTCtttgagatttttagtagattcTGGTCAAGAAGTGTGAACAAATGATGTTTTTAATGACAGGCTGCTCATAACGGAGCACCTAAAAATATCATTTGAAATGGGTTTGCtatgttttctgttatgtgaAGACTTCATGCGTTGAGTTAGGTGGATTTATttaatgcttgaatgattcatagattAGTGTCTATGAAGTACAATGACTGGATTGAACAGAGGGAAACTCAGTgtagaaagaaaaactttgaaagaccttcagaaagcctgaagaactattgGTCAAGATCACTGGCTCACTAGGagcaaatataaagaaatcaggGCTGTGTTTGTCCTTTATAGTCTTAATGCTGAGCCTTTAATCTGCATAATCCATGTTTATTAACTCTTACAAATCAGATGTCAACATCTCAGGTTTGCTCTCAGCATGACAAAAGTGACCATTATTTAGTTTGCC
This genomic interval from Oreochromis niloticus isolate F11D_XX linkage group LG5, O_niloticus_UMD_NMBU, whole genome shotgun sequence contains the following:
- the si:dkey-13a21.4 gene encoding ras-related protein rab7, with product MDMSDKKGPITLKVILIGNSGVGKSSVMNRYVNHRFTNMYRATVGTDFLSKTINIDGDTVTLQIWDTAGTERFQSLGTPLYRGAHCCMLVFDVTSKASFSALDGWRKEFLIQGEPKDPSDFPFIVLGNKTDLSDREVSDKLARQWCEEIRGEYFEGSAKEDLDVEKPFLRAAQRGLQQYKKHTLENTGHFQITCKQPRETRNTCEC